A DNA window from Microcystis aeruginosa NIES-843 contains the following coding sequences:
- a CDS encoding Glu/Leu/Phe/Val family dehydrogenase yields the protein MSKSLFTDASSRLERALKYVSISDDAIERLKYPKASLSVSIPVRMDNGTLRIFQGYRVRYDDTRGPGKGGVRYHPNVSIDEVQSLAFWMTFKCALLDLPFGGAKGGITLNPKELSKAELERLSRGYIEGIADFIGPDIDILAPDVYTNEMIMGWMMDQYSIIQRKISPAVVTGKPLTMGGSRGRDTATGTGAFHVINSLLPKLDKKPANTTVAVQGFGNAGAVVADLLAKAGYQVVAVSDSQGGIYREKGLDIASIREYKQEHRGITAIYCEGTVCNIVEHEAISNEELLALDVDVLIPAALENQITAENADRVRAKYIFEVANGPTTSEADRILDSKGILVFPDILVNAGGVTVSYFEWVQNRSGLYWRLNEINERLKERMVTEAEKVWSFAQEFDISLRNAAYAQAIARLGEALDAKGTRDYYQNKTRA from the coding sequence ATGTCGAAATCACTCTTTACCGATGCCAGCAGTCGCCTAGAACGGGCCCTTAAGTATGTCTCCATTTCCGATGATGCGATCGAGCGGTTAAAATATCCCAAAGCTAGTCTCAGCGTCTCCATACCCGTCCGTATGGACAACGGCACTCTGAGAATCTTCCAAGGCTACCGCGTCCGCTACGATGACACCCGCGGCCCCGGCAAAGGAGGGGTGCGCTATCATCCCAACGTCAGCATTGATGAGGTGCAGTCCCTAGCCTTTTGGATGACCTTTAAATGCGCCCTGCTGGATTTGCCCTTTGGTGGGGCTAAGGGCGGCATTACCCTCAATCCGAAAGAATTGTCAAAAGCCGAGTTAGAACGCCTTAGCCGGGGCTATATCGAGGGTATAGCCGACTTTATCGGTCCCGATATCGATATTCTTGCCCCCGATGTCTATACCAACGAGATGATCATGGGTTGGATGATGGACCAGTACAGCATCATTCAGCGTAAAATTAGTCCGGCGGTGGTGACGGGGAAACCTTTAACCATGGGAGGCAGTCGCGGCCGCGATACGGCGACGGGAACGGGGGCTTTTCATGTTATTAACTCTCTTTTGCCGAAATTAGATAAAAAACCCGCTAATACTACCGTAGCCGTCCAAGGATTCGGTAACGCCGGGGCCGTAGTGGCGGATCTCCTCGCCAAAGCCGGTTATCAAGTGGTGGCGGTAAGTGATTCCCAGGGCGGCATTTATCGGGAAAAAGGCCTAGATATTGCCAGCATTCGTGAGTATAAACAGGAACATCGCGGAATTACTGCTATTTACTGTGAGGGTACTGTGTGTAATATCGTCGAACACGAAGCGATTAGTAATGAAGAATTGTTAGCCCTAGATGTGGATGTTTTGATTCCAGCAGCCCTAGAAAACCAAATTACCGCCGAAAATGCCGATCGCGTGCGGGCAAAATATATCTTTGAAGTGGCCAACGGTCCGACTACCTCAGAAGCCGATCGCATTTTAGACTCAAAAGGGATTCTCGTTTTCCCCGATATTTTGGTTAACGCCGGTGGGGTAACGGTGAGTTATTTTGAATGGGTGCAAAATCGCAGCGGTCTTTATTGGCGATTAAACGAGATCAATGAGCGCTTAAAAGAAAGAATGGTGACAGAAGCGGAAAAAGTCTGGTCTTTCGCCCAGGAATTCGATATATCTCTGCGTAACGCCGCCTACGCCCAGGCCATTGCTCGTCTCGGAGAAGCCCTAGATGCCAAGGGAACCCGCGATTATTATCAAAATAAGACGAGAGCTTAA
- a CDS encoding B12-binding domain-containing radical SAM protein yields the protein MRALLIYPVFPPTFWSYNKILELVDRKVLLPPLGMVTVAAILPQQWEFKLVDRNIRAVTEAEWDWAEIVILSGMIVQRQDLIEQIHEAKQRGKLVAVGGPYPTSIPHEVAEADFLILDEGEITIPMFVEALARGETKGVFRTTEKPDVTITPIPRYDLLDFEAYDSMSVQFSRGCPFQCEFCDIIVLYGRKPRTKTPAQLLKELDYLYELGWRRGVFMVDDNFIGNKRNVKLLLKELKVWQEEHQYPFRFNTEASVDLAADPELMEMMVDCYFDAVFLGIETPDEESLQLTKKFQNTRSSLTETVEKIIKAGLRPMAGFIIGFDGEKKGAADRIINFVEEAAIPTALFGMLQALPNTALWTRLEKEGRLRLTGKQDINQSTLMNFVPTRPIEDIATEYIEAFWKLYDPEVFLDRTYRCFLKLGAPKAKPAFKLPRRADLYALAVIIWRQGFKRSTRWKFWQNLFGILRHNPANAEHYITVCAHNEHFLEYRQIVRDEIMAQLAEFQRQEALTSEKTAIAA from the coding sequence ATGCGCGCCTTACTGATTTATCCCGTTTTTCCGCCGACTTTCTGGTCTTATAACAAAATTCTGGAATTAGTTGATCGCAAAGTCTTACTTCCTCCCCTTGGTATGGTGACGGTGGCGGCGATTTTACCGCAGCAATGGGAATTTAAACTGGTTGATCGCAATATTCGGGCAGTGACAGAAGCAGAATGGGACTGGGCCGAAATAGTGATTCTTTCCGGCATGATTGTGCAACGTCAAGATTTAATCGAGCAAATTCACGAAGCCAAGCAACGGGGTAAACTGGTGGCCGTGGGTGGTCCCTATCCCACTTCTATCCCCCACGAAGTGGCCGAGGCCGATTTTCTGATTCTCGATGAGGGAGAAATCACCATCCCGATGTTTGTGGAAGCATTGGCAAGAGGAGAAACTAAAGGTGTTTTCCGCACCACAGAAAAACCCGATGTGACAATTACCCCGATCCCACGCTACGATCTGCTCGATTTTGAAGCTTATGATTCCATGTCGGTACAATTCTCGCGCGGATGTCCCTTCCAGTGCGAATTTTGCGATATTATCGTTCTCTACGGTCGTAAACCCCGCACCAAAACCCCCGCACAATTATTAAAAGAATTAGATTATCTCTACGAGTTAGGTTGGCGCCGGGGCGTGTTCATGGTGGATGATAATTTTATTGGCAACAAGCGCAACGTTAAATTACTCCTCAAAGAATTAAAAGTTTGGCAAGAAGAACACCAGTATCCTTTCCGGTTTAACACGGAAGCATCGGTGGATTTAGCCGCCGATCCCGAATTAATGGAAATGATGGTCGATTGTTACTTTGATGCGGTCTTTTTAGGTATTGAAACCCCCGACGAAGAAAGTTTACAATTAACCAAAAAATTCCAAAATACCCGTAGTTCCTTAACCGAGACGGTAGAAAAGATTATTAAAGCCGGATTGCGCCCCATGGCGGGATTTATCATCGGTTTTGATGGCGAGAAAAAAGGAGCGGCCGATCGCATTATTAATTTTGTCGAAGAAGCGGCCATTCCCACGGCTCTATTTGGAATGTTACAAGCTTTACCCAATACCGCCCTATGGACTCGCTTGGAAAAAGAAGGACGACTAAGATTAACGGGGAAACAGGACATTAACCAAAGTACCCTGATGAATTTCGTTCCCACCCGGCCGATCGAAGATATTGCCACGGAATATATTGAAGCCTTCTGGAAATTGTACGATCCGGAGGTATTTCTTGATCGCACCTATCGCTGTTTCCTGAAATTAGGGGCACCTAAAGCGAAACCAGCCTTTAAACTGCCTCGCCGGGCCGATCTCTATGCCCTAGCGGTAATTATCTGGCGACAGGGCTTTAAACGGTCCACTCGCTGGAAATTCTGGCAGAATTTATTCGGTATTTTGCGCCATAATCCCGCCAATGCCGAACACTATATCACTGTCTGCGCCCACAACGAGCATTTCCTGGAATACCGTCAGATTGTTCGGGATGAAATTATGGCACAATTAGCCGAATTTCAACGCCAAGAGGCATTAACATCGGAAAAAACCGCCATAGCGGCCTAA
- a CDS encoding helix-turn-helix domain-containing protein yields the protein MKSYPVEFRQKILDCYYNEPISQRQLAKRFCVTLSFVQKLLKQYRETGDLRPKTYRCGRHLKLTPEQMIVLGTLIEENNDATLAELSKLFLERTGIVLSVATVARIAERLGITRKKNYTTTRKRDRKSTTT from the coding sequence ATGAAATCCTATCCAGTAGAGTTCCGTCAGAAAATCCTCGACTGTTATTATAACGAACCCATCTCTCAAAGACAATTAGCGAAAAGATTCTGCGTAACCCTAAGTTTCGTACAAAAGCTTTTGAAGCAATATCGAGAAACGGGAGATCTTCGACCGAAGACTTATCGATGTGGACGTCATTTAAAACTCACGCCAGAACAAATGATCGTCCTCGGTACGTTAATTGAGGAAAATAATGACGCAACTCTAGCTGAACTATCGAAACTATTCCTAGAAAGAACTGGTATAGTGTTAAGTGTGGCGACAGTGGCAAGAATAGCCGAACGCTTGGGAATAACCCGCAAAAAAAACTATACAACCACCCGCAAAAGAGACAGAAAGAGTACAACAACTTAG
- the lipA gene encoding lipoyl synthase → MGKNYRSSSGVTVKPEWLRVKAPQWQRVGSVKEVLRDLGLNTVCEEASCPNIGECFHAGTATFLIMGPACTRACPYCDIDFEKKPQPLDPTEPLRLAAAVQRLDLNHVVITSVNRDDLADGGASQFVRCIEEIRRISPKTTIEVLIPDLCGNWQALALILAAKPEVLNHNTETVPRLYRRVRPQGDYQRSLELLQRARAIVPATYTKSGIMVGLGETDEEVRQVMRDLRAVDCDILTIGQYLQPSPKHLGVQEFITPEQFHAWREYGESLGFLQIVASPLTRSSYHAEQVRALMNLYPRES, encoded by the coding sequence ATAGGCAAAAATTATCGGAGTAGTTCAGGCGTGACGGTAAAACCAGAGTGGTTACGGGTAAAAGCACCGCAATGGCAGCGAGTCGGCAGTGTTAAGGAGGTTTTACGCGATTTAGGCTTAAATACCGTTTGTGAGGAGGCTTCCTGTCCCAATATCGGCGAATGTTTCCACGCGGGGACGGCTACCTTTTTAATTATGGGTCCTGCTTGCACTCGCGCCTGTCCTTACTGTGATATAGATTTTGAGAAAAAACCGCAACCTTTAGACCCCACGGAACCCCTGCGACTAGCGGCAGCAGTGCAACGTCTTGATCTTAATCATGTAGTGATCACTTCTGTCAATCGCGATGATTTGGCTGATGGTGGCGCTAGTCAATTTGTCCGTTGTATCGAGGAAATTCGCCGCATTTCCCCAAAAACCACCATCGAAGTGCTGATTCCCGATCTTTGCGGCAATTGGCAGGCTTTAGCTTTAATTCTTGCCGCTAAACCTGAAGTTTTAAACCACAATACCGAAACTGTTCCCCGTCTCTATCGTCGCGTGCGTCCCCAGGGTGATTACCAGCGTTCTCTAGAATTATTGCAGCGCGCTCGCGCCATTGTTCCCGCTACCTACACAAAATCGGGCATTATGGTGGGATTGGGGGAAACCGACGAGGAAGTGCGCCAAGTGATGCGCGATTTACGGGCTGTCGATTGTGATATTCTCACCATCGGGCAGTATCTGCAACCATCGCCAAAACATCTCGGTGTACAGGAATTTATCACCCCCGAACAGTTCCACGCTTGGCGCGAATACGGGGAGTCTCTGGGATTTTTACAAATTGTTGCGAGTCCCTTGACAAGAAGCTCTTATCATGCTGAACAAGTCAGAGCCTTAATGAATTTGTACCCGCGAGAGTCTTGA
- a CDS encoding type ISP restriction/modification enzyme, with amino-acid sequence MSRLLISQYQAEVEKIVQYGGSRKETSIRVAFQNLLNDYCKARDFLLIPELDYRTKSGKVVYPDGTVKDALRLDWGYWESKDQYDNLDEEIEKKLAKGYPNDNILFEDSQTAVLIQGGEERLRVSMRDDEALDGIINAFINYVRPEVEDFREAIDSFKEDLPTILEALRDLIALQSETNRNFVTARDNFLEICRKSINPEISLEDVREMIIQHILTEDIFINIFNESQFHRENNIARELQGVIETFFTGNTKRNTLGTIERYYAVIRRTAANIYNHHEKQKFLKAIYENFYKAYNPKAADRLGIVYTPNEIVRFMIESVDYLVHKHFRKLLADPGVEILDPATGTGTFITELIEYLPKDKLRYKYKHEMHCNEVAILPYYIANLNIEFTYKQKMGEYEEFEHICFVDTLDHAAFHLKQMDLFAMSVENTQRIQNQNDRNISVIIGNPPYNANQQNENDNNKNRKYPAIDKRIKDTYIEESTAQKTKLYDMYSRFFRWATDRLGENGIIAFITNSSFIDARTFDGFRKVVENEFSEIYIIDLGGNVRKNPKLSGTTHNVFGIQTGVAISLIVKRESNNLPCRILYTRRPELDTASQKLEFLSSTKLNQLDFEHIIPDKKHNWIEQSDNDFNDLIPVVDKNTKLLKNKTDIQALFEFFSLGVSTNRDEWVFEDDEQLLSKKMQYFISIYNKSIECNHINYSIKWSSSLISKFKNKEKSEYFPRFVISLIYRPYITKYYYSNKFFSDRLTSNHYQVFGNELINSNQVIMFSGVGSSKPNSVLVTNKIFCLDTLEKTQCLPLYYYEKEGNRIDNITDWGLQQFQNHYNDKNLTKLDIFHYTYAVLHYPEYRSKYELNLKREFPRLPFYDNFSQWVEWGSKLMELHINYETVAPYPLTRIDTNNNLKPKTKLKADREKNSINLDDVTFLQDIPKIAWEYKLGNRSALEWILDQYKEKKPKDQTIAERFNNYRFADYKETVIDLLQRVCTVSVETMKIIEAMRH; translated from the coding sequence ATGTCTAGATTATTAATCAGCCAGTATCAGGCGGAAGTTGAGAAGATTGTCCAATATGGCGGCAGTCGCAAGGAAACTTCGATTAGAGTCGCTTTTCAGAATTTGTTAAATGACTATTGCAAGGCGCGGGATTTTTTGTTAATTCCGGAGTTGGATTATCGCACTAAGTCGGGAAAAGTTGTCTATCCTGACGGGACGGTAAAGGATGCTTTGCGGTTAGATTGGGGATATTGGGAAAGTAAGGATCAATACGATAATTTAGACGAAGAAATTGAGAAAAAGTTGGCGAAAGGCTATCCTAATGACAATATTTTATTTGAAGATTCCCAGACGGCGGTTTTAATTCAAGGAGGAGAGGAAAGACTGCGCGTCTCCATGCGCGATGATGAGGCTTTGGATGGGATTATTAATGCTTTTATTAATTATGTACGTCCGGAGGTTGAGGATTTTCGAGAGGCAATTGATAGTTTTAAGGAAGATTTACCAACAATTTTAGAAGCGTTGCGGGATTTAATTGCGTTGCAGTCGGAGACGAATCGTAATTTTGTGACAGCGCGGGACAATTTTTTAGAGATTTGTCGCAAGTCAATCAATCCAGAAATTAGTCTGGAAGATGTGCGAGAGATGATTATTCAGCACATCCTGACAGAGGATATTTTTATCAATATTTTTAATGAGTCTCAGTTTCACCGGGAAAATAATATCGCCAGGGAATTACAGGGAGTGATTGAAACTTTCTTTACTGGTAATACCAAGCGCAATACTTTAGGGACTATTGAACGTTATTATGCGGTAATTCGGCGGACAGCGGCGAATATTTATAACCACCACGAGAAGCAGAAGTTTCTCAAGGCGATTTATGAGAATTTTTATAAAGCATACAATCCGAAAGCGGCGGACCGGTTGGGAATTGTCTATACACCCAATGAAATTGTCCGTTTTATGATTGAAAGTGTCGATTATTTAGTTCACAAGCATTTTAGGAAGTTGTTGGCGGATCCAGGAGTAGAAATTTTAGATCCGGCGACGGGGACAGGAACTTTTATAACGGAGTTAATTGAGTATTTACCGAAGGATAAGTTACGGTACAAGTATAAGCATGAGATGCACTGTAACGAGGTGGCAATTCTGCCTTATTATATCGCTAATTTGAATATTGAGTTCACCTACAAGCAGAAGATGGGTGAGTATGAAGAGTTTGAGCATATCTGTTTTGTGGATACCCTGGACCATGCTGCTTTTCATCTCAAGCAGATGGATTTGTTTGCTATGTCGGTGGAGAATACCCAACGCATTCAAAATCAAAATGACCGCAATATTTCTGTAATTATTGGGAATCCTCCTTATAATGCTAATCAGCAAAATGAGAATGACAATAATAAAAATCGGAAGTATCCTGCTATTGATAAGCGCATTAAGGATACTTACATCGAAGAGAGTACAGCGCAGAAGACAAAGCTATATGATATGTATTCTCGCTTCTTTCGTTGGGCTACAGATAGGTTAGGTGAAAATGGTATAATAGCTTTTATTACTAACTCTTCTTTTATCGATGCGAGGACATTTGACGGTTTTAGAAAAGTAGTAGAGAATGAGTTTAGTGAAATTTATATCATTGATTTAGGTGGTAATGTCAGGAAAAATCCTAAACTTTCAGGGACAACTCATAATGTTTTCGGTATTCAGACGGGGGTGGCGATTAGTTTGATAGTGAAGCGAGAAAGTAATAATCTTCCTTGTCGAATTTTATATACTCGCCGTCCTGAATTGGATACAGCATCGCAAAAATTAGAGTTTTTGTCATCGACAAAACTTAATCAGCTTGATTTTGAGCATATCATCCCAGATAAAAAACATAACTGGATTGAACAATCAGATAATGATTTTAATGACTTGATACCTGTAGTTGACAAAAATACTAAACTGCTCAAAAATAAAACTGACATTCAAGCATTATTTGAATTTTTCTCTCTAGGTGTTTCTACGAATAGAGATGAATGGGTCTTTGAAGACGATGAGCAATTATTGTCCAAAAAGATGCAATATTTTATTTCTATCTATAATAAATCGATTGAGTGTAATCACATAAATTATTCGATAAAATGGAGTTCTTCTTTAATATCCAAATTTAAGAACAAAGAAAAATCAGAGTATTTCCCAAGATTCGTAATTTCTCTTATTTATAGACCATATATTACCAAGTATTACTATTCTAATAAATTTTTTTCAGATCGACTTACCTCAAATCATTATCAAGTATTTGGCAATGAATTAATTAATTCAAATCAAGTCATAATGTTTTCAGGAGTTGGCTCTTCAAAACCAAATTCTGTGTTAGTAACTAACAAGATATTTTGTTTAGATACACTTGAAAAAACTCAATGTCTCCCCCTCTACTACTATGAAAAAGAAGGAAACCGTATCGACAATATCACCGATTGGGGATTGCAACAATTCCAAAACCATTACAACGATAAAAACCTCACCAAACTCGACATCTTCCACTACACTTATGCAGTCCTCCACTACCCGGAATATCGCAGTAAATATGAATTAAACCTTAAGCGAGAATTTCCCCGACTTCCCTTTTACGATAACTTCTCTCAATGGGTAGAATGGGGAAGCAAACTAATGGAATTACATATCAACTATGAAACCGTCGCACCCTACCCACTAACCCGCATTGATACTAATAATAATCTCAAACCCAAAACTAAACTAAAAGCTGACCGAGAAAAAAATTCTATCAACCTCGATGATGTCACTTTCCTACAAGATATTCCCAAAATTGCTTGGGAATATAAACTCGGTAATCGTTCGGCCTTAGAATGGATTTTAGATCAATATAAGGAAAAGAAACCCAAAGATCAAACCATCGCCGAAAGATTTAATAATTATCGCTTCGCCGATTATAAAGAAACAGTAATTGACTTATTACAACGAGTCTGTACTGTCAGCGTCGAAACCATGAAAATAATAGAAGCGATGAGACATTAA
- the rdgB gene encoding RdgB/HAM1 family non-canonical purine NTP pyrophosphatase: MKKLILATSNPGKLAEIGEYLTDIDLELQLKPDDLEIEETGATFAENAYLKAAQIALTLGEWSIADDSGLEVTGLGNAPGIYSARYGENDRERIDRLVRELGDNQDRSARFVCVIAIARPDGEIALTATGICTGEILTSPRGKGGFGYDPIFYVPEYALTFAEMSPELKRKISHRGRAFQQLLPHLKTLAGTNSLRL, encoded by the coding sequence ATGAAAAAATTAATTCTAGCCACGAGTAACCCGGGTAAATTAGCAGAGATAGGCGAATACTTAACTGATATTGACCTAGAATTGCAGTTAAAACCCGATGATTTAGAGATAGAGGAAACAGGGGCGACTTTTGCTGAAAATGCCTATTTAAAAGCTGCTCAAATTGCCCTAACATTGGGAGAATGGTCGATCGCTGATGATTCGGGATTGGAAGTAACCGGGTTAGGAAATGCCCCGGGGATTTACTCGGCCCGCTACGGTGAAAATGATCGAGAAAGAATCGATCGCCTAGTCAGAGAATTAGGAGATAATCAGGATCGCTCGGCCCGTTTTGTCTGTGTAATTGCGATCGCCCGTCCCGATGGTGAGATTGCCTTGACTGCTACAGGAATCTGCACGGGAGAAATTTTAACCAGTCCTAGGGGTAAAGGTGGTTTTGGTTATGATCCGATTTTTTATGTTCCCGAATACGCTTTAACCTTTGCGGAAATGTCTCCCGAATTAAAAAGAAAAATTAGCCACCGAGGACGAGCTTTTCAGCAATTGCTGCCCCATCTCAAGACTCTCGCGGGTACAAATTCATTAAGGCTCTGA
- a CDS encoding molybdenum cofactor biosynthesis protein MoaE gives MTQDSFRVSFAPLSLQEVYQLADDGANGAIVLMSGTVREQTDGKPVIYLDYQAYEPMAIEVFRQIAGQIRQTWPDTNRVVIHHRTGKLQIGEISVLVAVGCPHRGEAFAACRYAIDTLKHNAPIWKKEYWSDGSSQWVSIGACETAH, from the coding sequence ATGACTCAAGATAGTTTTCGCGTCAGTTTTGCTCCCTTATCTTTGCAGGAAGTATATCAATTAGCCGATGATGGGGCTAATGGTGCTATTGTACTAATGAGTGGCACTGTACGGGAGCAAACCGACGGTAAACCGGTTATTTATCTTGATTATCAGGCCTACGAACCCATGGCGATCGAGGTTTTCCGGCAAATTGCCGGGCAAATTCGGCAAACCTGGCCCGATACCAATCGAGTTGTCATTCACCATCGCACCGGTAAGCTACAAATCGGTGAAATTAGCGTCTTAGTAGCGGTGGGTTGTCCCCATCGGGGGGAAGCTTTCGCAGCCTGTCGTTATGCTATTGATACTCTCAAGCATAATGCCCCCATCTGGAAAAAAGAATACTGGTCTGATGGTTCTAGTCAATGGGTTAGTATTGGGGCTTGTGAAACGGCCCATTAG
- the hrcA gene encoding heat-inducible transcriptional repressor HrcA — MSARNHLSDRYQHILKATIQHYIATAEPVGSKTLLEEYKFTVSSATIRNALGKLEKEGLLYQPHTSSGRIPSDWGYRLYVDELMTPDDRIGEKIGYYLHQNAKSPAWSLESLLQRATQLLAGLSGYIAIVTLPHTLTNTLRHLQLVPVSDRQIMLIIVTDSLQTRSVMIEIPESMATDKKDGLAEELQILSNFLGEKLKGYCLADLINLDWQQIEREFTRYTHFLQQLSQEIGASLQSTATPEIIVHGVAEVIRQPEFAQWQQVQMLLHLLEAEQDRLLPLILQRPEPEKSAKKVKITIGSENPLESMRPCTLISAFYKQGDTPVGSVGIIGPTRMLYENTIPLVESTANYLSEAISK; from the coding sequence ATGTCCGCTAGAAACCATCTCAGCGATCGCTATCAACATATCTTAAAGGCCACAATCCAACATTATATCGCCACGGCCGAACCGGTTGGCTCGAAAACTCTGCTGGAGGAGTACAAATTTACTGTTAGTTCCGCCACGATTCGCAATGCTCTCGGTAAACTGGAAAAAGAAGGTTTACTCTATCAACCCCACACTTCCTCCGGACGCATTCCCTCCGATTGGGGTTATCGTCTCTACGTCGATGAGTTAATGACTCCCGATGACCGTATCGGCGAAAAAATCGGCTATTATCTGCATCAAAACGCTAAATCTCCCGCTTGGAGTCTCGAAAGTCTGCTGCAACGGGCCACCCAACTTTTAGCCGGTTTAAGCGGTTATATCGCTATCGTTACCCTCCCCCACACCCTCACCAATACCCTGCGTCATCTGCAATTAGTCCCCGTCTCGGACCGGCAGATTATGTTAATTATTGTTACAGATAGTTTACAAACACGCTCGGTTATGATAGAGATTCCTGAGTCTATGGCAACGGACAAGAAGGATGGATTAGCAGAAGAATTACAAATCCTCTCTAATTTTCTCGGGGAAAAATTAAAAGGTTATTGCTTGGCAGATTTAATTAACCTCGATTGGCAGCAAATCGAGCGAGAATTTACCCGTTATACCCATTTTCTCCAACAATTAAGCCAAGAAATCGGCGCTAGTCTCCAATCCACTGCCACCCCGGAGATTATCGTCCATGGTGTCGCTGAAGTCATTCGACAGCCAGAATTCGCCCAATGGCAACAAGTACAAATGTTACTGCATCTATTGGAAGCAGAACAGGATCGCCTTTTACCCCTGATTTTACAAAGACCAGAACCGGAAAAATCAGCTAAAAAAGTCAAAATCACCATTGGTTCCGAAAATCCTCTGGAATCCATGCGCCCTTGTACTCTTATCTCCGCTTTTTATAAACAGGGAGATACTCCCGTCGGTAGTGTTGGCATTATCGGACCGACGCGAATGTTATACGAAAATACTATTCCCCTGGTGGAATCCACCGCTAACTATCTCAGCGAGGCTATAAGTAAGTAG
- a CDS encoding high light inducible protein — MDKQENKLGFTAFAENWNGRLAMLGFVIGVATEYLTHKGILAQLGLM; from the coding sequence ATGGATAAGCAAGAAAACAAACTCGGCTTCACCGCTTTCGCTGAAAACTGGAATGGTCGTTTAGCCATGCTCGGTTTCGTTATTGGCGTAGCTACGGAATACTTAACCCACAAAGGTATCCTTGCTCAATTAGGCTTAATGTAA